A genomic segment from Candidatus Brocadia sinica JPN1 encodes:
- the mtnA gene encoding S-methyl-5-thioribose-1-phosphate isomerase: MPLPTIEWEGDVEGRIRLVDQTLLPTELKFVYCEDIKSIWHAIKTLMVRGAPAIGIAAAMGVVLGIKDIRAKDADTFLKELKQVTSYLSTARPTAVNLFWGIARMERVARENKNKSVREIKDALLHEAIRIQNEDKVICRQIGENGAKLIKDGNGILTHCNAGGLATADYGTALAVLFKAKEQGKHIKVYADETRPLLQGARLTAWELVHAGIDVTLICDSMAAHVMKQGKVQCVIVGADRIAANGDTANKIGTYGVSILAKEHGIPFYVAAPVSTFDLSIKSGNDIPIEERSPEEITNGFGRKTAPEGVKVFNPAFDVTPAKNITAIITEKGVITKPSAENIQRLLGTTIS, from the coding sequence ATGCCGTTACCAACTATAGAATGGGAAGGAGATGTTGAAGGTCGTATCCGATTGGTCGACCAAACTTTGTTGCCCACCGAGTTAAAATTCGTTTACTGTGAGGACATAAAAAGTATCTGGCATGCAATTAAAACACTCATGGTGAGAGGTGCGCCGGCAATTGGTATCGCAGCAGCAATGGGTGTGGTCTTAGGAATTAAGGACATACGTGCAAAGGATGCGGATACCTTTTTAAAAGAACTGAAACAGGTAACGTCCTATTTGAGCACTGCACGACCAACGGCAGTCAATCTTTTTTGGGGAATTGCCCGTATGGAGCGTGTTGCGCGGGAAAACAAGAACAAATCCGTCCGGGAAATAAAAGATGCACTCCTCCATGAAGCAATAAGAATACAAAATGAAGATAAGGTTATTTGCAGGCAGATTGGCGAGAATGGCGCAAAACTTATTAAGGACGGTAACGGTATTTTAACCCATTGTAATGCAGGCGGTTTAGCCACTGCTGATTATGGCACTGCGTTAGCCGTTCTGTTTAAGGCCAAGGAACAAGGCAAACATATCAAGGTCTATGCAGACGAAACGCGTCCCCTGCTGCAAGGCGCAAGATTGACCGCCTGGGAACTCGTGCATGCCGGCATTGATGTTACCCTGATATGTGATAGCATGGCAGCGCATGTGATGAAGCAGGGAAAGGTGCAGTGCGTAATTGTTGGAGCAGACAGGATCGCCGCCAATGGTGACACGGCCAATAAAATCGGCACTTACGGTGTCTCTATTCTGGCAAAGGAACATGGAATTCCTTTTTACGTTGCAGCCCCTGTTTCGACCTTTGATTTAAGTATAAAGTCGGGAAATGATATTCCCATTGAAGAGCGTTCACCCGAAGAAATTACCAACGGATTCGGCAGAAAAACTGCGCCCGAAGGGGTCAAGGTCTTTAATCCCGCCTTTGATGTAACCCCTGCAAAAAATATTACGGCCATCATTACCGAAAAAGGGGTGATTACGAAACCTTCTGCTGAGAATATACAACGCCTCCTGGGAACAACGATTTCTTAA
- the tnpC gene encoding IS66 family transposase has translation MTIDNIDIEVTLQKVEKLLSEEKVLSPAMRSMVELLVVVITLLVGRLNRNSRNSSKPPSSDPNRKRESKAKGERKAGGQKGREGVTLKRVENPDKVEVIKVDQRKLPRGEYTVVGYEARQVFDMKISREVTEYRAEIVEDAEGNRFIAPFPEGITKAAQYGADLKAHAVYMSQYQLIPYKRIQEYFEEQMSMPVSEGSLYNFNQEAYEYLEIFEEKSKAELTKSEVLHVDETSINKNGDRYWLHSASNRQWTCFYPHEGRGTEAIDSIGILPQFRGILCHDHLKAYYTYPCTHALCNAHHLRELEGVWEEDNKQQWAKEMKALLEEINRATCDAGGMLGADESEKYRHRYRVILQNAEAESPPPDETNRKGKRGRVKRTKARNLLERLRKYEDDVLRFMDNKNVPFTNNLAENDIRMTKVQQKISGCFRSLEGARIFCRIRSYLSTCRKQGVNLRQALKMLFHGELPDFVRS, from the coding sequence TTGACGATAGACAATATAGACATAGAGGTAACGCTCCAAAAAGTAGAGAAGCTTCTTTCTGAAGAGAAAGTGCTGTCGCCAGCCATGAGGTCCATGGTAGAGTTATTGGTAGTAGTAATAACGCTGCTGGTTGGTCGTTTAAACCGTAACAGTCGCAACAGCAGTAAGCCTCCCTCAAGTGATCCGAATCGCAAGAGAGAAAGCAAGGCGAAGGGCGAGAGGAAGGCGGGTGGACAAAAGGGTCGTGAGGGGGTGACGCTGAAAAGGGTTGAGAACCCTGATAAGGTGGAAGTGATAAAAGTAGACCAAAGGAAGTTGCCGCGTGGGGAATATACGGTGGTGGGTTACGAAGCGCGCCAGGTGTTTGATATGAAGATTTCACGGGAGGTAACAGAGTATCGTGCAGAGATAGTAGAGGACGCGGAGGGGAACCGATTTATCGCGCCCTTTCCTGAAGGAATAACAAAGGCGGCGCAGTATGGGGCGGATTTGAAGGCGCATGCAGTATATATGTCACAGTATCAACTGATACCCTACAAGAGGATTCAGGAGTATTTTGAAGAGCAGATGTCGATGCCGGTGAGTGAAGGTTCCTTGTACAATTTTAATCAGGAAGCCTACGAATATCTGGAAATCTTTGAGGAGAAAAGCAAAGCAGAACTCACCAAGTCAGAGGTGTTGCATGTGGATGAAACGAGTATTAACAAGAACGGGGATAGATATTGGTTGCATAGCGCATCCAATAGGCAGTGGACATGTTTTTATCCTCACGAAGGGAGAGGGACAGAGGCAATAGATAGCATAGGAATATTGCCCCAATTTCGTGGGATTCTTTGTCACGACCATTTGAAGGCGTATTACACCTATCCCTGTACGCACGCGCTCTGTAATGCGCACCACCTGAGAGAATTAGAGGGTGTGTGGGAAGAGGACAATAAGCAGCAGTGGGCGAAAGAGATGAAGGCCTTGCTTGAAGAGATAAATCGTGCAACATGCGATGCCGGAGGAATGTTGGGCGCCGATGAGTCTGAAAAATATCGGCACAGGTACCGGGTGATATTGCAAAACGCAGAAGCCGAAAGCCCTCCCCCTGATGAAACAAACCGTAAGGGGAAAAGGGGGCGAGTGAAAAGGACAAAAGCCAGAAATCTTCTGGAACGATTACGAAAGTATGAGGATGATGTCCTGAGGTTTATGGACAATAAAAACGTCCCTTTTACGAATAATTTGGCTGAAAACGACATCAGGATGACAAAGGTTCAGCAGAAAATATCGGGCTGCTTTCGTTCTTTGGAGGGAGCCAGGATTTTTTGCCGCATTCGCAGCTACCTCTCAACTTGTCGAAAACAAGGGGTAAATTTGAGACAGGCATTAAAGATGCTATTTCATGGCGAATTGCCTGATTTTGTTCGCTCATAG
- a CDS encoding VWA domain-containing protein — protein MSNTFTMLFFHYEEYKILIYVLAGLIFLLYLFLYQRKSAWLKAFGQRSLVNRFSKIPKIHRNLLKGTCMSAACCALGMVVLQPKWQTTQDHYEKEGLEIVFVLDVSISMLAEDVKPNRLQRAKMEISRLVQGLEGDRVGLVVFAARAFSLLPYPTNDYERVFLRILNMINENYVRFVPYGTNIGNAFILAMDTFSKENTKKVMILLTDGEEQIITRSQVAEAVKLLLERKDIAIYVVGIGDPKKASPIPKRDKEGNVTGYELTEEEETIYTKPNPVFLREIAEMVGGTYQHDATGNELKHIFAQVIERHKNIVGIKKKNIIKDVSQYFLGGALALLALYFIL, from the coding sequence GTGTCCAACACCTTTACCATGTTATTTTTTCATTACGAAGAATATAAAATCCTCATTTATGTCCTTGCCGGTTTAATCTTTCTCTTGTATTTATTCCTTTACCAAAGAAAGTCTGCCTGGTTAAAGGCCTTTGGTCAAAGAAGTTTAGTCAACAGGTTTAGCAAGATTCCTAAAATCCACAGAAACCTCCTGAAAGGTACTTGTATGAGCGCTGCCTGCTGTGCCCTCGGGATGGTGGTATTACAGCCTAAATGGCAAACAACACAGGATCATTATGAAAAAGAGGGGTTGGAGATTGTCTTCGTCTTAGACGTCTCGATCAGCATGCTTGCAGAAGATGTGAAACCCAACCGACTCCAACGCGCAAAGATGGAGATATCCCGCCTTGTACAGGGATTGGAGGGTGACCGTGTAGGTCTGGTGGTATTTGCAGCCCGCGCTTTTTCACTTCTGCCGTATCCCACCAATGATTACGAAAGGGTCTTCCTGCGCATATTGAATATGATCAATGAAAATTATGTACGATTTGTGCCTTACGGGACGAATATTGGCAATGCGTTTATCCTGGCTATGGATACATTCAGCAAAGAAAATACGAAAAAGGTAATGATCCTCCTCACAGATGGCGAAGAGCAAATCATTACCCGCAGTCAGGTCGCAGAGGCCGTAAAACTACTGTTGGAGAGAAAGGACATCGCTATTTATGTCGTTGGCATCGGAGACCCGAAAAAGGCATCACCTATACCCAAAAGAGATAAGGAAGGGAACGTGACAGGTTACGAGCTTACGGAAGAAGAAGAAACTATTTATACCAAGCCCAACCCTGTTTTTTTACGGGAAATTGCAGAAATGGTAGGCGGGACCTATCAGCATGATGCCACAGGCAACGAACTCAAACACATTTTCGCGCAGGTCATTGAAAGACACAAAAATATCGTAGGAATCAAAAAGAAAAATATTATCAAAGATGTTTCCCAATATTTTCTCGGTGGCGCGCTAGCGCTGCTCGCGCTGTACTTTATTTTATGA
- the purE gene encoding 5-(carboxyamino)imidazole ribonucleotide mutase, which yields MAKKRIGIVMGSDSDLTIMKEAMNILKEFDVDFDVNIISAHRSPERAHSYATEAEEKYDVIIAGAGGAAHLAGVVASLTPIPVIGVPMPTSGLGGLDSLLSMVQMPSGIPVSTMAIGKSGAMNAAILAIQIVSLSDPKIRQKMVLYKKKLSDDVAKKDKEARTELGLL from the coding sequence ATGGCAAAAAAAAGGATTGGGATTGTCATGGGTAGCGATTCTGACCTCACGATAATGAAGGAGGCCATGAATATACTGAAGGAATTTGATGTGGATTTCGATGTGAATATCATTTCAGCCCATCGCTCGCCAGAAAGAGCTCACTCGTATGCGACAGAAGCGGAAGAGAAGTACGATGTAATTATTGCAGGCGCGGGCGGAGCTGCACATCTGGCCGGGGTTGTTGCGAGTTTGACCCCTATTCCTGTCATTGGTGTACCCATGCCGACATCCGGGCTGGGTGGGCTGGATTCACTTCTTTCTATGGTGCAGATGCCATCGGGTATTCCTGTATCTACCATGGCTATTGGAAAATCCGGCGCTATGAATGCCGCAATATTAGCAATCCAGATAGTGAGCCTGTCCGATCCAAAAATAAGGCAAAAAATGGTACTGTATAAAAAGAAACTGTCGGATGATGTTGCAAAAAAGGATAAAGAAGCGCGGACTGAACTTGGATTACTGTAA
- the hpnH gene encoding adenosyl-hopene transferase HpnH, giving the protein MRVSLSLGSSLTKYLIKNKFLSRERFPLVLMLEITHLCNLACEGCGRIREYRETMREMLSPEECIQAVEECPAPVVSVTGGEPLMHPEIDKIIRGILDKKRHIYLCTNGILLADAIKKLKPSKYFNINVHIDGLAETHDAIAGKGVFDRATRAIREAKRAGFNVCTNTTIYKNTSEDEIEELFSFLEGLGVDGMLVSPGFSFEHNENEVFLCRNEIQERFGFIYGISKKYKILNSPLYLKFLKGERYLRCTPWGNPTRNYLGWKSPCYLITDTHYKTFAEYMENTDWEKYQEGNDPRCENCMMHCGFEPTVVLEGGKRLSDIIEMAKWSFS; this is encoded by the coding sequence ATGAGGGTATCATTATCATTAGGTTCTTCTTTGACAAAATATCTGATTAAGAACAAGTTTTTATCCAGAGAACGGTTTCCACTGGTATTAATGTTAGAGATTACTCATTTATGCAATCTCGCTTGTGAGGGTTGCGGCCGCATACGGGAGTACCGGGAAACCATGCGGGAGATGTTAAGTCCTGAAGAGTGTATTCAGGCAGTGGAAGAATGTCCCGCACCTGTTGTCTCTGTTACAGGCGGCGAGCCACTGATGCACCCTGAGATTGATAAAATTATCCGTGGTATCCTGGATAAAAAAAGGCACATCTATTTGTGTACCAATGGCATCTTATTGGCAGATGCGATAAAAAAACTGAAGCCCAGTAAATATTTTAACATTAATGTTCACATCGATGGCCTTGCTGAAACACATGATGCTATTGCAGGGAAAGGGGTCTTTGATCGTGCAACCAGGGCTATTCGGGAGGCAAAACGGGCGGGATTTAATGTCTGCACAAACACAACCATATATAAGAATACCAGTGAAGATGAGATAGAGGAATTGTTTTCATTTCTGGAGGGGTTAGGTGTCGATGGTATGCTGGTTTCCCCTGGCTTTAGTTTTGAACACAACGAGAATGAGGTGTTCCTTTGCCGGAATGAGATACAGGAACGATTTGGATTCATTTATGGAATTTCAAAGAAATACAAGATACTGAACTCTCCCCTGTATTTAAAATTTTTAAAGGGGGAAAGGTACCTAAGGTGTACACCCTGGGGAAATCCAACCCGAAACTATTTAGGCTGGAAAAGCCCTTGTTACCTTATTACAGACACTCACTATAAAACCTTTGCTGAGTACATGGAAAATACGGATTGGGAGAAGTATCAGGAAGGCAATGACCCGCGTTGCGAAAATTGTATGATGCACTGCGGTTTTGAGCCCACAGTAGTGTTAGAAGGTGGAAAACGATTATCTGATATCATTGAAATGGCCAAATGGAGTTTCAGCTAG
- the shc gene encoding squalene--hopene cyclase, whose amino-acid sequence MRNFLISFFERLETSIHKFNGNGNGNGNGNHPIPELSEHELRFESMPLGAGFHTPLSTKNPLDITIYRAQQYLLRNQNRSDGHWVGILEADTTITSEYIMLMHFLGKVNQEKQRLAANLLCEHQISDGGWNIYYGGPSEISASVKAYFALKLAGYSANEPFMQKARKRILEMGGIMKANCFTKIYLAMFGQVDWQAVPAVPAEMILFPPGFYFSIYEMSYWSRCIVVPLSIAIAKKPHIPVGDDMLKELYLIPREKVVYRIKRDQSGLSWHNFFIDADSIFRRYEQQPIKFIRRMALRKAEKWMLDHVEKSGGLGAIWPAMVNSIFAMKCLGYPDDHPALKSQLQEVENLVVYEVNKLYLQPCVSPVWDTAWAIIALHDSGIPGSDPALQKAGRWLISKEVRNFGDWALKCKVEEPSGWYFQYANEFYPDTDDSAAVLMALQRVSLPETAHKEASVLRGLRWIMAMQCDDGGWGAFDRNNNRAILNHIPFADFNALLDPSTSDVTARCTEFLGRIGFSKTSGQIRMAIEFLKKEQEKDGTWFGRWGANYIYGTWSVLAGLAAVGEDMNKPYIKKAVAWLKSVQNSDGGWGETIKSYDDPFLKAIGKSTPSQTAWALLGLMAAGEIHSDAVERGIKFLLMKQKEDGSWDEVEFTATGFPKVFYLKYHMYRNYFPLMALGRYRNSIHNKV is encoded by the coding sequence ATGAGAAATTTCTTAATTAGCTTTTTTGAACGATTGGAAACAAGTATCCATAAATTCAACGGCAACGGAAATGGGAACGGGAACGGCAATCACCCTATTCCTGAATTATCCGAGCATGAATTAAGATTCGAAAGTATGCCTCTTGGGGCAGGTTTCCATACTCCGTTGTCAACAAAAAATCCCCTAGACATTACCATATATAGGGCACAACAATACCTTCTCCGCAATCAAAACCGGTCTGATGGACATTGGGTGGGAATCTTAGAGGCAGATACTACCATAACATCTGAATACATCATGCTCATGCATTTTCTTGGAAAGGTAAACCAGGAAAAACAAAGATTGGCAGCGAATCTACTCTGTGAACATCAGATCTCTGACGGGGGGTGGAATATTTATTACGGAGGGCCGAGCGAAATCAGCGCTTCGGTAAAGGCCTATTTTGCCTTGAAATTGGCAGGATACTCTGCAAACGAACCCTTTATGCAAAAAGCCAGGAAGCGCATCCTTGAGATGGGCGGCATCATGAAGGCCAACTGTTTTACGAAGATTTATCTTGCCATGTTTGGACAGGTTGATTGGCAGGCCGTACCCGCTGTTCCGGCCGAAATGATCCTGTTTCCACCGGGTTTTTATTTTAGCATCTACGAGATGTCGTATTGGTCGAGATGTATTGTTGTTCCCCTTTCCATTGCCATAGCTAAAAAGCCGCATATTCCGGTAGGGGATGACATGCTGAAGGAACTTTACCTGATCCCGCGCGAAAAGGTAGTTTACCGTATTAAGCGGGACCAATCGGGATTGAGCTGGCATAATTTCTTTATTGATGCCGATAGTATTTTCAGGAGATATGAACAGCAACCCATTAAATTTATCAGAAGGATGGCCCTCCGCAAGGCAGAAAAATGGATGCTGGACCATGTGGAAAAATCCGGTGGTTTAGGGGCTATATGGCCCGCAATGGTCAACTCGATCTTTGCCATGAAATGCCTTGGATATCCGGATGACCACCCCGCATTAAAGAGCCAGTTGCAAGAGGTAGAAAACCTGGTTGTATACGAAGTGAATAAACTCTATTTACAACCATGCGTATCGCCTGTCTGGGATACGGCATGGGCAATCATTGCGCTTCATGACTCGGGGATACCCGGCAGCGATCCGGCATTACAAAAAGCAGGGCGATGGCTCATCAGCAAGGAAGTCAGGAATTTTGGAGATTGGGCTTTAAAGTGCAAGGTGGAAGAACCGAGCGGCTGGTATTTCCAATATGCAAACGAGTTTTATCCCGATACCGACGACAGTGCGGCCGTGCTTATGGCATTACAGCGGGTATCATTGCCTGAAACTGCCCACAAGGAGGCATCGGTTTTACGTGGATTACGATGGATTATGGCTATGCAATGTGATGATGGAGGTTGGGGCGCATTTGACCGCAACAATAACAGAGCTATTCTCAATCACATACCGTTTGCGGATTTTAATGCATTATTAGACCCGAGTACGAGCGATGTTACTGCCCGATGTACAGAATTTTTAGGTCGTATTGGGTTTAGTAAGACCTCGGGCCAGATTCGCATGGCGATAGAATTTCTCAAAAAAGAACAGGAAAAAGACGGAACATGGTTTGGGCGTTGGGGCGCAAACTATATTTACGGCACATGGTCTGTGCTCGCCGGACTTGCAGCAGTTGGAGAGGACATGAACAAGCCGTATATCAAAAAGGCCGTTGCGTGGTTGAAAAGTGTCCAAAATTCCGATGGGGGATGGGGCGAGACGATAAAATCGTATGATGACCCATTCCTTAAGGCAATTGGCAAAAGTACGCCTTCGCAGACGGCGTGGGCTTTGTTGGGTTTAATGGCCGCAGGTGAGATACATTCTGATGCAGTAGAAAGGGGTATAAAATTTTTATTAATGAAACAAAAAGAAGACGGAAGCTGGGATGAAGTTGAATTTACCGCAACGGGTTTCCCTAAGGTCTTTTATTTAAAATACCATATGTATCGCAACTATTTCCCCTTGATGGCATTGGGGAGATATCGCAATTCCATACATAACAAGGTGTGA